In Shewanella psychrotolerans, the genomic stretch GAAAGATATGATCATAGTCTCAGGCTTTAACGTCTATCCAAATGAAGTCGAAGAGGTATTAGCACAACATGAAGCGATACTCGAGTGCGCCGTTATTGGAGTAGAAGATGAACACAGTGGCGAGACGGTCAAGGCAGCGATTGTACTCAGTCGCCCTAGCCAAGACATCGACGCAACCAAAGCCGATATTTTAGGTCATTGCCGTAAACAACTCACCGCTTACAAGGTACCTAAAATAATCGAGTTTATGACAACCTTACCTAAATCAACCGTCGGCAAAATTTTACGCAGAGAACTGAGAAAGTAGCGCGATAAGTTAACTAAATGACTTAAGTGAAATCCAATACAACTAAAGGGAGCCTAACGGCTCCCTTTAGTTGTATTTTGGTCATATTTTAGTTGTATTTTAGCTCTACAAAACAAGACTACTGCTTTACCCAGATTATCTCATCAACAGCAAATCCCATCTGTTTCGCCTGCGCGGTAAACCGCTGTTTAAGCGCATCGCTCACTTGAGGCGTGCGCGACAAAAACCACAGATAGTCGCGGTTATAACTGGTAATAAACGCATATTGATAATCCGCTTTATCCAGCTCATAAACCACATAAGCACCGTAGAAGGGACCAAAAAATGACACTTTAAGATGACCAATATCATCTCCATCGACAAAATAAGCTTTACCTTCCGCTTCCTTCCAGGCCGCGTTCGAATCAGAAAATCCACGATTAATCACTTGAACGCCACCATCAGGCTTCATCTTATAGGTTGCAGTAACCTGAGATAAACCCCGCTCAAAGCTATGATCTAGCCTGGCTATCTCATACCAAGTGCCAAGATATTTATCTAACTCAAACTCATCAACCGGCTTAATCCCATTCGGTACACTGGTGCAGGCATTAAGCAATAGCAGGCATAACAAAACTAATTTTTTCACATGGACTCCGAAAGTATATTTATCAAAAGGGCACCGCAGCGAATGCCAATCAGTATAAGGTTCAATACGATCAAACGGAGAAAAATGTTCACTAGACATAGAAACCGCTGACGCTCCCTATCGCACATAGTGGCTAATAACAAAAAAAAATCTTCAAACTTTCACATCGATCACAAAGAACAAATTTCAATCCGTTTTATCGCCAAATGAAGTGAAACTGCCGACAAAATAACCTAGATTAATTAGATAAACCTCATGGAAGACTAAAATCACATATAACTCATATCACATAGTTAAAAGGCTGATTAAGATGCGTAACCAATACTTAGCTTCCCTACTGATCCCTACAATGCTCCTCAGTGCTTGTGGTGGTTCTGATGATTCAAATCCGCCAATCACAGAACCTACCTTCGGCTTGGTCAATATTGCAATTTCAGATTCACCAATGAATCAAGTCAGTAAAGTCGAGTTGGTGTTAGATCAACTCGTCATGACAGATGAACATGGTACCGTCCATACACACGATATGGCACAGCACAGATT encodes the following:
- a CDS encoding lipocalin family protein, with protein sequence MKKLVLLCLLLLNACTSVPNGIKPVDEFELDKYLGTWYEIARLDHSFERGLSQVTATYKMKPDGGVQVINRGFSDSNAAWKEAEGKAYFVDGDDIGHLKVSFFGPFYGAYVVYELDKADYQYAFITSYNRDYLWFLSRTPQVSDALKQRFTAQAKQMGFAVDEIIWVKQ